The Solidesulfovibrio sp. genome includes the window TTCTGTACTCTTAGAAAGGGATGATTTGTATTGTAGATATTGAATTTTTTTCTCTACTTGTTCTTTATCCACAAGCCTAGGTTGTGAAATAGAAAGTAGTTTTTGAAATTTGTTAATGATGCTTTTAAAGTCATATTTTTCCGTATCATTACTGAATTCAAGGTTGCTATAATTTTTCAGGCTTCCCTGCAATATACGTTGAATCTCTATTGATTTTTCTTCATTCCTAAGTTCAATCCAAGAATCTGATTTTCTCAAGTATGAAAACAATGTTTCTACATCTTGAACTCTTTTTTCATTTTCAATAAACTGTTTGGTTTTTGATATTAATGCATTTAATTCCCGAATCTTCAAATCATCATAGCTTTGCACTATAGCTAAAATTGCATCCAAATCTTTTTGGAGCATCGTATTTAGAGATTGCGTTAGCAACTGTATTTCTTGAGATTTTTCGTTTTTTTCCGCTGACAAAGAATTGGTAAGAGTTAAAAATGATTGCTCTAATTCCTCAACATTTTCGAATTTATGGTTGCAAAAAGGACAGTTTGAAGATTCTTTATCAAAATCATTTTTTAGTTGATGCAACTTTACCCTTGCTTTATCCAAATCGTTTAATGTGTTTTGTCTATTGGACAATGTTTTATTTGCATCATTAATAGAAGTAATGATATCAGATATTCCATCAATATTTGATGAAATTAAGTTTTCATCTAACTCTTTAAGTTTAAGCAAATCGCCCTTTTTATAACTGGTTATTTCTAATTTGCTTCTAAAGAAACTACTATAATTATATATATCAATCAATTTATTCCAATCAAAAATCAAATTCCGAATCTTCTCTTTGTCCAAAAACGAATCTGTTATATATTGATTAAAATCTATAAAGTCATTAATAATAGCACTATTATTAATAAGGACATTGACTTTTTGGTTGTGCAAATAAATATCATAATCTTGTGAATTGGTAGCTAAACTATGCAGCGCTTGTATTTCAAGAATTGCTGAATTTATATTTAATGCTGATTCGGAATCAAAATCTATAGTTTCCACATCCCAACCCACAGGATTAACATCAATAGGGTATTCTAACAATTGGTTATATTCAACTTTTTGTAAATTAAGATTAGTTCCTTGAATTTTAGATTTTAACAAATCTGCTTTTGTTTCAATAATCTCGTTACTTAATGTAATAGCATCATTAATAATGACACCCTTTTTAGATTTGCTTTTACCAATTAATTGGTTAGTAATATATTCTATATATCCATCAATTGTTGCAGTATTTAAAAGGACATTCATACTATCCTTACGAT containing:
- a CDS encoding AAA family ATPase, with amino-acid sequence MPYAISQLKVRNFKCFDSKSFYKFEFHKDRNPTILSGPNGFGKTTFFDAIELIFTKKITRLQTSIEDGRINLGKNILLNESDKDGDLILTLSDENDNYITVVAVIDHQIQKLFIEESIKYSVIDSRFDSDEDIDRFLGSQLQWKPSLQQFEKLRYSMDHFNVYYYVSQAESVHFLKNSITNRKDSMNVLLNTATIDGYIEYITNQLIGKSKSKKGVIINDAITLSNEIIETKADLLKSKIQGTNLNLQKVEYNQLLEYPIDVNPVGWDVETIDFDSESALNINSAILEIQALHSLATNSQDYDIYLHNQKVNVLINNSAIINDFIDFNQYITDSFLDKEKIRNLIFDWNKLIDIYNYSSFFRSKLEITSYKKGDLLKLKELDENLISSNIDGISDIITSINDANKTLSNRQNTLNDLDKARVKLHQLKNDFDKESSNCPFCNHKFENVEELEQSFLTLTNSLSAEKNEKSQEIQLLTQSLNTMLQKDLDAILAIVQSYDDLKIRELNALISKTKQFIENEKRVQDVETLFSYLRKSDSWIELRNEEKSIEIQRILQGSLKNYSNLEFSNDTEKYDFKSIINKFQKLLSISQPRLVDKEQVEKKIQYLQYKSSLSKSTELNALRNEIKNELLKVCKLRKIRDHLDDLQKLYQNSINDYKNQILKKLRVPLLIYTGKILQDYQNGLGVFVSKDEMRFVSNGDAKHDILNTFSSGQLSGFVLAFLFSMNKQYIMKSRDDIGFILVDDPVQTMDDINISSLIEVLRNDFSNKQIIISTHETDKENYILYKFLKYNLKGQSFNVKEKLYL